A window of the Halodesulfovibrio sp. MK-HDV genome harbors these coding sequences:
- the murA gene encoding UDP-N-acetylglucosamine 1-carboxyvinyltransferase, which yields MEKLVIQGGVPLNGTIRVSGAKNAALPILMGSILLAEPARFTNVPNLRDIRTIISLLDILGCPGRFTDGVVETEGCDPKPEAPYDLVKTMRASVLCLGPLLARLGEAKVAYPGGCAIGARPVDLHLSALEKMGAVFEVDSGYIMGRCDGRLKGAHIVFEKVTVGGTENLLMAASLAEGETILENAAREPEIVDLANFLIACGAKIEGHGSGVIRIQGVEHLKGCEYSIMPDRIEAGTFMIAAAITKGDLFLEDCPNDALDAVISKIEEMGVRVTQEENGTRVTYVEPLSPVEITTQPYPGFPTDMQAQFMALMCYVDGTSMVEETIFENRFMHAPELARMGADIRPVGRTARIKGGSVLRGAPVMASDLRASASLVLAGLAAEGETHVQRIYHLDRGYEHIEEKLIPVGARIQRVNED from the coding sequence ATGGAAAAATTAGTTATTCAAGGTGGCGTTCCGTTAAACGGAACAATTCGTGTCAGCGGCGCAAAAAATGCTGCATTACCGATTCTGATGGGCTCAATTCTACTTGCAGAGCCTGCACGTTTTACTAACGTGCCTAACTTGCGAGATATTCGCACAATCATCAGTCTTCTGGACATTCTTGGATGCCCGGGTCGGTTTACTGACGGGGTTGTTGAAACAGAAGGTTGTGATCCGAAACCAGAAGCACCGTATGATCTTGTAAAAACCATGCGTGCCTCTGTGTTATGTCTTGGCCCTCTGCTTGCCCGCCTTGGCGAAGCTAAAGTTGCATATCCGGGTGGCTGCGCAATTGGCGCACGACCTGTTGATTTGCACCTCTCTGCACTTGAAAAAATGGGCGCAGTCTTTGAAGTAGACTCCGGTTACATCATGGGGAGATGTGACGGACGATTGAAAGGCGCGCATATTGTTTTTGAAAAAGTAACCGTAGGCGGAACAGAAAACCTGCTTATGGCAGCCAGCCTTGCAGAAGGCGAAACTATTCTTGAAAACGCAGCCCGCGAACCGGAAATTGTAGATCTTGCAAACTTCCTTATCGCGTGTGGTGCTAAGATTGAAGGGCACGGCTCAGGTGTTATTCGCATTCAGGGTGTTGAACACCTTAAAGGGTGTGAATACTCTATTATGCCAGACCGCATTGAAGCAGGTACCTTTATGATTGCAGCTGCAATTACAAAAGGTGATCTGTTCCTTGAAGATTGCCCGAACGATGCACTCGATGCTGTAATCAGTAAAATTGAAGAAATGGGCGTACGTGTGACTCAGGAAGAAAACGGAACTCGCGTAACATACGTAGAGCCTCTTTCTCCTGTGGAAATCACTACTCAGCCATACCCTGGCTTCCCTACAGATATGCAGGCGCAGTTTATGGCGCTTATGTGTTATGTGGACGGTACCTCAATGGTGGAAGAAACCATTTTTGAGAACCGTTTTATGCATGCACCGGAACTTGCACGCATGGGAGCGGATATCCGCCCTGTTGGCAGAACAGCCCGTATTAAAGGCGGTTCTGTTTTGCGCGGCGCGCCAGTTATGGCGTCCGACCTTCGCGCAAGTGCATCCCTTGTTCTTGCAGGGCTTGCAGCAGAAGGGGAAACACATGTGCAGCGTATTTACCATTTAGATCGTGGATACGAACACATTGAAGAGAAGCTTATCCCTGTGGGTGCGCGGATTCAACGCGTAAACGAAGATTAA